A section of the Gasterosteus aculeatus chromosome 10, fGasAcu3.hap1.1, whole genome shotgun sequence genome encodes:
- the LOC120826425 gene encoding TGF-beta receptor type-2 has product MELLGFCALCCAAALFGGGALEEAEASILKPKMLCKFCDVRPTSCTGKGSCKAECEITAICPNDEDVCVSTWRKEGDNFTIDTVCHNRFHKLHGLVLEDYNNSKCEMKERKGMGSQFFICSCSEDECNEHVFFNSYMDSQVVAVILVSLVPLLVMAVVVITSFYCYRVYHQRRASSGRKRGCLDFSDARAIMIDDEGSDSSSTHANNLNHNTELLPIELEVQVGKGRFAEVYKAKLKRSSSVREEQGFETVAVKIFQYEEYASWKNEKEIFSDADLRHENVLHFLTAEDRKAQRQCWLITAYQPRGNLQEFLIHHIVSWHDLWLLGGSLARGVAHLHSDLSPCGRYKVPIAHRDIKSSNILVKGDLTCCLCDFGLALRLDNALSVDELANSGQVGTARYMAPEVLESRINLENIESFKQADVYSMALVLWEIISRCSAIGEVKEYEPPFGNLREHPCVESMKDSVLRDRGRPEVPNSWIDHTGIQMVCASIDECWDHDPEARLTAQCVAERFSDMEYLDKLSDRSDSEEKIPEEILMVDEK; this is encoded by the exons ATGGAGCTACTTGGGTTTTGCGCGCTGTGCTGCGCGGCGGCGCTGTTCGGCGGCGGCGCGCTGGAGGAGGCCG aagCCAGTATTCTTAAGCCCAAAATGCTGTGCAAGTTCTGTGATGTGCGTCCCACCAGCTGCACGGGCAAAGGGAGCTGCAAGGCCGAGTGTGAAATCACGGCCATTTGCCCCAACGACGAGGACGTGTGTGTCAGTACCTG gaggaaggagggcgaCAATTTCACCATCGACACAGTCTGCCACAACCGATTCCACAAGCTGCACGGCCTGGTCCTGGAGGATTACAACAACAGCAAGTGTgagatgaaggagaggaagggcATGGGCTCCCAGTTCTTTATCTGCTCCTGCTCTGAGGACGAGTGCAACGAGCACGTCTTCTTCAACTCCT ACATGGATTCCCAGGTGGTGGCGGTCATCTTAGTGAGCCTGGTGCCTCTGCTGGTGATGGCCGTGGTCGTCATCACTTCCTTCTACTGTTATCGCGTCTACCACCAGCGGCGGGCCAGCTCCGGGCGCAAGAGGGGCTGCCTGGACTTCAGCGACGCCCGCGCCATCATGATCGACGACGAGGGCTCCGACAGCAGCTCCACGCACGCCAACAACCTCAACCACAACACGGAGCTGCTGCCCATCGAGCTGGAGGTCCAGGTCGGGAAGGGCCGCTTCGCCGAGGTTTACAAAGCCAAGCTGAAGCGGAGCTCCTCCGTCCGCGAGGAGCAGGGTTTCGAGACGGTGGCCGTGAAGATCTTCCAGTACGAGGAGTACGCCTCCTGGAAGAACGAGAAGGAGATTTTCTCCGACGCCGACCTGCGGCACGAGAACGTGCTTCACTTCCTGACGGCGGAGGACCGGAAGGCGCAGAGGCAGTGCTGGCTGATCACGGCCTACCAGCCCCGAGGGAACCTGCAGGAGTTCTTGATCCACCACATCGTCAGCTGGCACGACCTGTGGCTGCTGGGGGGGTCGCTGGCGCGCGGCGTGGCGCACCTCCACAGCGACCTCAGCCCCTGCGGCCGCTACAAGGTGCCCATCGCGCACAGGGACATTAAGAGCTCCAACATCCTGGTGAAAGGCGACCTGACCTGCTGCCTGTGTGACTTCGGCCTCGCCCTGCGCCTGGACAACGCTCTGTCTGTGGACGAGCTGGCCAACAGTGGGCAG GTGGGCACTGCCAGGTACATGGCCCCGGAGGTCTTGGAGTCCAGAATCAACCTGGAAAACATTGAGTCTTTCAAACAGGCCGACGTTTACTCCATGGCTCTTGTGCTGTGGGAGATCATCTCCCGGTGCAGCGCAATAGGAG AGGTGAAAGAGTACGAGCCGCCCTTTGGGAACCTGAGGGAGCACCCGTGTGTGGAGAGCATGAAGGACAGCGTCCTCCGAGACAGAGGAAGACCTGAGGTCCCCAACAGCTGGATCGACCACACA GGCATCCAGATGGTGTGCGCCTCCATAGACGAGTGCTGGGACCACGACCCGGAGGCCCGTCTGACAGCCCAGTGTGTCGCCGAGCGCTTCAGCGACATGGAGTACCTGGACAAGCTGTCGGATCGCTCCGACTCAGAGGAGAAGATCCCCGAGGAAATCTTGATGGTGGATGAGAAGTAG